In Anopheles gambiae chromosome 2, idAnoGambNW_F1_1, whole genome shotgun sequence, a single window of DNA contains:
- the LOC11175981 gene encoding probable E3 ubiquitin-protein ligase IRF2BPL, with translation MTEELQTQPQPQAAPPMQPQPKPRLGPQDYRNSELVTKLMAANPPYLYSPAVGPHNFFFSEMLRSLVANKRNESLRNATEQLHHQQQQQQQQQQQQQPQQQQPIQHPNHLTSNQLALQAASTRRPRKRSWSQHRYYPDALKDGKDADDRRPTQPEKPLELTNKLSSSSAFTRSISSTTGPPKYPDGLDGSPSEGFKAPSFHDRKPHDTKPPTAAGVPDKAPISSSTLLQEPPAASMPPSDLILPPPPPVWYPPLYPPYGIDPLHFFIDLRVSGHIYDRKKESGSSSNSSEDSVLTVKREHSKLIGAGNDRQGSAFSVPKPRDGNKPAPINLTAPLEEGEGVPGDGYGAKEGTDQQPPTMGSLFLGDAGDHKTIEAIKSTNYVLQNLPRIYGDLNGNHKLVDRCLTEDDETNGNLSDEQEQDSKSIGSADDLNGEENKYKDVDLNVISDEESIAVDEN, from the coding sequence ATGACGGAAGAGCTTCAAACCCAACCACAGCCACAGGCGGCTCCACCAATGCAGCCGCAACCGAAACCGCGCCTCGGTCCGCAAGACTATCGCAACTCCGAACTCGTCACCAAGCTGATGGCCGCCAATCCGCCCTACCTCTACTCGCCAGCCGTCGGTCCACACAACTTTTTCTTTAGCGAGATGCTCCGTTCTTTGGTCGCGAACAAGCGCAACGAAAGTCTGCGCAACGCAACGGAGCAActtcaccaccaacaacagcaacagcaacaacagcaacaacagcagcaaccgcagcaacaacaacccaTTCAACATCCAAACCATTTGACCAGCAACCAGTTAGCGCTTCAGGCCGCATCAACCCGTCGGCCACGCAAACGCTCCTGGAGCCAGCACCGATACTATCCCGACGCGTTAAAGGACGGCAAAGACGCGGACGATAGGCGACCGACCCAGCCCGAGAAGCCACTCGAGCTAACGAACAaactgtcgtcgtcgtcggcgttCACTAGAAGCATCAGCTCGACCACGGGCCCTCCAAAATATCCCGACGGGCTCGATGGAAGCCCCTCCGAGGGCTTCAAGGCACCGTCGTTCCACGATCGCAAGCCGCACGACACGAAACCTCCGACGGCTGCTGGCGTTCCCGATAAGGCGCCgattagcagcagcaccctGCTCCAGGAGCCTCCGGCAGCTTCAATGCCACCGTCCGATCTTATCCTTCCCCCTCCACCTCCCGTCTGGTATCCTCCGCTCTACCCACCCTACGGTATCGATCCATTACACTTTTTCATCGATCTGCGCGTCTCGGGACACATTTACGACCGCAAGAAGGAATCCGGCTCATCCAGCAACAGCTCGGAAGACTCGGTGCTTACGGTAAAGCGCGAACATTCCAAGCTCATCGGAGCGGGCAACGATCGGCAGGGGTCGGCATTCAGCGTTCCAAAGCCCAGAGACGGCAACAAACCCGCACCGATCAATCTCACCGCACCGCTGGAGGAGGGTGAAGGTGTGCCCGGCGATGGGTACGGTGCAAAGGAAGGCACGGATCAGCAGCCACCAACCATGGGATCGCTGTTCCTGGGCGATGCCGGTGATCATAAGACGATCGAGGCGATCAAAAGCACCAACTATGTGCTGCAGAATTTGCCCCGCATTTACGGCGATCTGAACGGCAATCACAAGCTGGTCGATCGATGCCTGACGGAGGACGACGAGACGAATGGGAATCTGAGCGATGAGCAGGAGCAGGACAGCAAATCCATCGGCTCGGCGGACGATCTAAACGGGGAGGAAAATAAGTATAAAGATGTCGATTTGAACGTCATTTCGGACGAGGAATCGATTGCGGTTGATGAGAATTGA
- the LOC3290436 gene encoding uncharacterized protein LOC3290436 isoform X2: protein MSNRPFTAKFPRYPENGDEVFIRGKLKDDAKSFSVNFCLPRPAQVAEHQTPPYIALHFKTIYDERDDTSRVVLNWKNLQWQQEEVLDNYWHVDRSQTFRVVFRLHEDCIKVFVNSVDHPPDYQFPVQLPLDQIESIELWDDVEHVEEISFRYDNGNSY from the exons ATGAGCAATCGACCATTTACGGCAAAATTTCCTCGCTATCCCGAAAATGGCGATGAAGTGTTCATTCGAGGGAAGCTGAAAGACGACGCCAAGag CTTTTCCGTGAATTTCTGTCTGCCGAGGCCAGCGCAGGTGGCGGAACACCAAACACCGCCGTACATTGCGCTCCATTTTAAAACGATTTACGACGAGCGCGACGACACTAGCCGCGTGGTGCTCAACTGGAAGAACTTGCAATGGCAGCAGGAGGAGGTGCTGGACAACTACTGGCACGTGGATCGGAGCCAAACGTTCCGAGTGGTATTCCGACTGCACGAAGATTGCATCAAGGTGTTCGTCAACAGTGTGGACCATCCGCCGGACTACCAGTTTCCGGTGCAACTGCCGCTCGACCAGATCGAATCGATCGAACTGTGGGATGATGTGGAGCACGTGGAGGAGATATCATTCCGGTACGACAACGGGAACT CTTACTAA
- the LOC3290436 gene encoding uncharacterized protein LOC3290436 isoform X3 produces MSNRPFTAKFPRYPENGDEVFIRGKLKDDAKSFSVNFCLPRPAQVAEHQTPPYIALHFKTIYDERDDTSRVVLNWKNLQWQQEEVLDNYWHVDRSQTFRVVFRLHEDCIKVFVNSVDHPPDYQFPVQLPLDQIESIELWDDVEHVEEISFRLLTR; encoded by the exons ATGAGCAATCGACCATTTACGGCAAAATTTCCTCGCTATCCCGAAAATGGCGATGAAGTGTTCATTCGAGGGAAGCTGAAAGACGACGCCAAGag CTTTTCCGTGAATTTCTGTCTGCCGAGGCCAGCGCAGGTGGCGGAACACCAAACACCGCCGTACATTGCGCTCCATTTTAAAACGATTTACGACGAGCGCGACGACACTAGCCGCGTGGTGCTCAACTGGAAGAACTTGCAATGGCAGCAGGAGGAGGTGCTGGACAACTACTGGCACGTGGATCGGAGCCAAACGTTCCGAGTGGTATTCCGACTGCACGAAGATTGCATCAAGGTGTTCGTCAACAGTGTGGACCATCCGCCGGACTACCAGTTTCCGGTGCAACTGCCGCTCGACCAGATCGAATCGATCGAACTGTGGGATGATGTGGAGCACGTGGAGGAGATATCATTCCG CTTACTAACCCGTTGA
- the LOC3290436 gene encoding uncharacterized protein LOC3290436 isoform X1, giving the protein MSNRPFTAKFPRYPENGDEVFIRGKLKDDAKSFSVNFCLPRPAQVAEHQTPPYIALHFKTIYDERDDTSRVVLNWKNLQWQQEEVLDNYWHVDRSQTFRVVFRLHEDCIKVFVNSVDHPPDYQFPVQLPLDQIESIELWDDVEHVEEISFRYDNGNCKSPAGAGCLSLDSLPFFSPGYIFAAY; this is encoded by the exons ATGAGCAATCGACCATTTACGGCAAAATTTCCTCGCTATCCCGAAAATGGCGATGAAGTGTTCATTCGAGGGAAGCTGAAAGACGACGCCAAGag CTTTTCCGTGAATTTCTGTCTGCCGAGGCCAGCGCAGGTGGCGGAACACCAAACACCGCCGTACATTGCGCTCCATTTTAAAACGATTTACGACGAGCGCGACGACACTAGCCGCGTGGTGCTCAACTGGAAGAACTTGCAATGGCAGCAGGAGGAGGTGCTGGACAACTACTGGCACGTGGATCGGAGCCAAACGTTCCGAGTGGTATTCCGACTGCACGAAGATTGCATCAAGGTGTTCGTCAACAGTGTGGACCATCCGCCGGACTACCAGTTTCCGGTGCAACTGCCGCTCGACCAGATCGAATCGATCGAACTGTGGGATGATGTGGAGCACGTGGAGGAGATATCATTCCGGTACGACAACGGGAACTGTAAGTCACCAGCTGGAGCAGGTTGTCTCTCATTGGACTctttaccctttttttcaCCCGGATATATCTTTGCAGCTTACTAA
- the LOC11175741 gene encoding DNA polymerase zeta catalytic subunit, which yields MVQHKNQTLIRIVSVDHYMSKPDPQFDTCYSEFRGAEVKQVPVIRLFGSNAEGTHSCVHIHGVFPYFYVPYDGSVADRLAVDKKIYQLAGALDKGINVMLGRASSQAKHIFKIVLVKGIPIYGYHRNPHHYFKIYMYNPYLVRNATQLLMNGTILSGSYQVHETHIPYILQFFIDYNLYGMSFLELDSKGLRQRTGDVEGDRNIPPKMTTSEYEIDALASDILNREPDGKEDGEFANPGIASIWKDEHARRALLGLEQPERMYLSQGCGPPVEVVTESDRFYRARLQAQLLKEPTPSSSAEDQAKVSSSAYPSEASEGEALLDASYIAIHARASGVQSNESLYDSQISYHFDASSVVDEGKIISMSQNLDVTLDEEDYNLLEIMRELEENESKNIEGDCLLAPLTQQSGESNRSIIQATLNLSQANKILNASMCGDLETVCLMSGQANRSAALNQDQDASFDSDDEFLLDLTQKQAFAGNDTAPEAEPYFSDSDEDLLAGGRIPQLDGGDDSFTPNTPKRNRDSKEGKSPANSSAKKMRIDLTQPIARKSLTPRRVRFAPSPKEKDEERANRVLKEFEDSSPNTLKNFEIRIPKLGLIKKSILFHNRKSPKSNDEATAPLKNLHVRVQKLDPTAYDVHKPSVPKPDDRYQLARTYDLLNNYDPLEGPSTPKSERCRRKSTDDKGQPKSKQLKLDVEQQIEVILSERFKNIVRLSPKVLIKPLLLMDKPAVNSELSLSEYSSPRKTPPEAGVEQTGDFSDNATTSVSKSPECTSLVSTANDKTTDTVPSSDAMATPPEVSKVLESNSTNEPTNQCSAETATNECVTMVETDETTKDSDTMDVEFSLPTSSDEVSGDKEMERIDDDASDIPASSLQDEASHENNVPDKHNGVTITIDDNSDTSLNSKSGPKPPKEKGIEPEPIISIPDNEEDDFRMITPSLLDAIPLSDLFQKDATAANETINISDDDSDKQSAAPAVTIESQLDGVVELMDEVEDAVGETQTHDTAAATNAEAETVEDEEEENANIQSFCEKTLLCELDEINSDSDDSCVGTWNKDPTEKEENEQPVVVSLAAVAPTRAEAQQAIDKFEIPAVINPTPFYSDPADVTGKKEVGHTVLHVGGNSLNDVEEFTSTIAGLGSLKHLRYDNLQRTFGENINDVLGPVGANGPSSDRMKELLASEGSVAITPSQLPPSRTEASEWIDNRCRKRSVDAAAAAAATKEGPADSDSPIKVKPVDTLMTVDDGATPARLPAPKIDSESSLNLSVLVANDGNAAPSASSTDKTNATMQERTKPSQDCDAIESSMMESTEAAPNAATNEEQAEKNAAEETIAPVSSIASSNQSDLEQSNANISSATPSDNTFGFKVDYENLQDAKSKCEYNYLTVMSVEIHVNTRGDLRPNPATDPIAAIFYRIHNDVPPNHPRASSVCGIILNRDHEGREFERVLGQAGGKTASFKYNQCPYVADVVLVSDESELYEKFLLLISFWDPDIFTGYEIESVSWGYVIERGYALEMNLMKRLSRVPSAETVHVSEEEQRELLEMHDYSAGLKIPGRILLDIWRLMRHEIALTSYTFENVVYHILHRRVPNHSYRQLSRLWSKPYSRWIVLEYYLERVNGNFEILNQLDLIGRTAELAKLFGIQFYEVLSRGSQFRVESMMMRIAKPRNFVSVSPSINQRAHMRAPEYLPLILEPNSRFYADPIIVLDFQSLYPSVIIAYNYCFSTCLGRIEHLGKDTESFEFGASRLRVPPKMLKALLDKNLVTFSPCGVAFVKKRVREGVLPRMLSEILNTRLMVKKSMKLHKDNSVLQRVLHSRQLGLKLIANVTYGYTAANFSGRMPCVEIGDSVVAKGRETLERAIKLVEGTERWGAKVVYGDTDSLFVLCPGRSREAAFKIGEEIAEAVTNANPPPVKLKLEKVYQPAILQTKKRYVGYMYESADQEKPIYEAKGIETVRRDGCPVVAKMLEKVLRILFETCDVSKVKQYTCRQFTKILEGRVNLQDFIFAKEFRGESGYKPGACVPALELMRKWKLTDPRRDPRQGQRVPYVIINGPPLVPLIRLVRSPEELLSNEGLKINANYYISKAIIPPLNRCLLLIGADAHQWYSELPRKTLMLHNTGGGGGGGGSGGAPVVKMGAALATVGGDERLHKKITISQYFSTTNCIVDCGKQTHHGVCKDCRQQPQRALVHVMNKVNKLERKLVLTEKMCRSCCQRTFETACISLDCPVVFSLNRRELEHKQAQYYRDLIEELF from the exons TTATGCTGGGACGGGCATCGTCCCAAGCCAAGCACATTTTCAAGATAGTGTTGGTGAAAGGAAT TCCCATTTATGGCTACCATCGTAACCCGCACCATTACTTTAAGATTTACATGTACAACCCCTACTTGGTGCGGAATGCTACCCAGCTGTTGATGAATGGAACCATCCTGTCGGGATCGTATCAAGTGCACGAGACTCACATCCCCTACATCTTGCAGTTCTTCATCGATTACAATCTGTATGGGATGAGCTTCTTGGAGCTAGACTCCAAAGGATTGCGTCAAAGGACTGGCGACGTCGAAGGCGACCGCAATATCCCTCCGAAAATGACCACTTCTGAGTACGAAATAGATGCGCTAGCATCGGACATTTTGAACCGTGAGCCCGATGGCAAGGAAGATGGAGAGTTTGCGAATCCGGGCATCGCTTCCATCTGGAAGGACGAACACGCTCGACGGGCACTGTTGGGTTTGGAGCAACCGGAACGCATGTATCTGTCGCAGGGCTGTGGTCCACCGGTTGAAGTGGTAACCGAAAGCGATCGCTTCTACCGAGCACGTCTGCAGGCGCAGCTGTTGAAAGAGCCCACGCCCAGCTCGTCTGCTGAAGATCAGGCCAAAGTGTCGTCGTCAGCGTATCCCTCTGAAGCATCGGAGGGAGAAGCGTTGCTGGATGCGTCCTACATCGCCATCCATGCACGGGCTAGCGGTGTTCAGAGCAACGAAAGCTTGTACGATTCTCAAATAAGTTACCATTTCGATGCGTCGTCCGTGGTGGACGAAGGGAAAATCATTTCCATGTCGCAGAATCTGGACGTAACGCTCGATGAGGAGGATTACAATCTGCTGGAAATCATGCGCGAACTCGAAgagaatgaaagcaaaaacattgAAGGCGACTGTCTCTTGGCCCCACTGACTCAGCAGAGTGGTGAAAGTAACCGGAGCATCATTCAAGCCACTCTGAACCTGTCGCAGGCCAACAAAATACTTAACGCCTCGATGTGCGGAGATCTAGAGACGGTTTGTCTCATGTCGGGTCAGGCGAACCGGTCAGCCGCTCTGAATCAGGATCAGGACGCAAGCTTTGATTCGGATGATGAATTTCTGCTTGATTTGACCCAGAAGCAAGCCTTTGCTGGGAACGACACCGCGCCCGAGGCTGAGCCATATTTCAGCGACAGCGACGAGGATCTACTGGCTGGTGGCCGCATTCCACAGCTAGACGGAGGTGATGATTCATTTACCCCCAACACACCTAAGCGTAACAGGGACAGCAAGGAGGGTAAATCACCGGCCAACTCTTCAGCGAAGAAGATGCGCATCGACTTGACGCAACCCATTGCTCGGAAATCGTTGACTCCGCGCAGAGTGCGGTTCGCCCCTTCTCCCAAGGAGAAGGATGAAGAGCGCGCCAATCGCGTGCTGAAGGAGTTTGAAGATTCTTCTCCAAACACGCTGAAGAACTTTGAAATAAG GATCCCTAAGCTTGGATTGATAAAGAAATCGATTCTGTTTCACAATCGCAAATCTCCCAAGAGCAATGATGAAGCCACGGCGCCTTTAAAAAATCTCCATGTGCG CGTGCAAAAGTTGGATCCAACGGCTTACGACGTGCATAAACCATCTGTTCCCAAGCCGGATGATCGGTATCAACTAGCGCGAACCTACGATTTGCTGAACAATTACGATCCACTCGAGGGCCCGTCCACACCAAAGTCCGAGCGCTGCCGGCGTAAGAGCACCGACGACAAAGGACAGCCAAAATCGAAGCAGTTGAAGCTGGACGTCGAGCAGCAGATAGAAGTAATTCTGTCGGAAAGGTTCAAAAACATCGTACGGCTTTCGCCAAAGGTGCTGATTAAACCGTTGTTACTTATGGACAAACCCGCAGTCAATAGTGAACTGTCGCTGTCCGAATATTCATCGCCGCGCAAGACTCCAccggaagcaggcgttgagCAAACGGGCGATTTTTCGGACAATGCGACAACTTCCGTCTCCAAGAGTCCTGAATGCACGTCCTTGGTGAGCACAGCGAACGATAAAACCACCGATACAGTGCCTAGTTCGGACGCTATGGCAACACCACCGGAGGTATCGAAGGTGTTGGAAAGCAACAGTACAAATGAACCGACAAATCAATGTTCAGCCGAAACGGCGACGAACGAATGTGTGACGATGGTCGAAACCGATGAAACGACTAAGGATAGCGACACTATGGATGTGGAGTTTTCGTTGCCGACTAGCAGCGATGAGGTGTCGGGGGATAAAGAAATGGAACGAATCGATGACGATGCTTCTGACATCCCGGCCAGTTCTCTGCAAGATGAAGCAAGCCACGAAAATAACGTGCCAGATAAGCACAATGGGGTAACCATTACGATTGATGATAACTCGGACACCTCTTTAAACAGCAAAAGTGGCCCTAAGCCGCCGAAAGAAAAGGGGATCGAGCCGGAGCCCATTATTTCAATTCCGGACAATGAGGAGGATGATTTTCGGATGATCACACCCAGTTTGCTCGACGCAATACCGCTCTCTGACCTTTTCCAAAAGGATGCAACTGCAGCGAATGAAACAATCAATATTTCCGACGACGACAGCGACAAACAATCGGCTGCACCGGCTGTAACCATCGAAAGCCAGCTGGACGGTGTGGTCGAATTGATGGATGAGGTGGAAGATGCTGTAGGCGAAACACAAACCCATGACACGGCGGCGGCAACTAATGCGGAAGCCGAAACGgtagaagacgaagaagaagaaaatgcaaatattCAGAGTTTCTGCGAGAAAACATTGCTGTGCGAGCTTGACGAAATTAACTCCGATTCGGACGACAGCTGTGTTGGGACGTGGAACAAAGATCCTACCGAAAAGGAAGAGAACGAACAACCCGTCGTAGTGTCGCTGGCAGCAGTGGCACCGACACGTGCCGAGGCACAGCAGGCAATAGATAAATTCGAAATTCCGGCTGTCATTAACCCTACCCCGTTCTATAGCGATCCAGCCGATGTGACGGGAAAGAAAGAGGTTGGCCATACCGTTCTACACGTCGGGGGAAACAGTCTGAACGATGTGGAAGAATTCACCAGCACCATTGCTGGGCTtgggtcgttgaagcatctcCGCTACGATAACCTGCAGCGCACGTTTGGGGAAAACATAAACGATGTGCTTGGCCCGGTCGGTGCGAATGGTCCAAGCTCCGATCGAATGAAGGAGCTGCTAGCGTCGGAAGGTTCCGTTGCGATCACTCCATCGCAGCTTCCGCCCAGCCGTACCGAAGCGAGCGAGTGGATTGATAATAGATGCCGCAAACGGTCGgtagatgctgctgctgctgctgctgccaccaaGGAAGGGCCCGCCGATTCAGACAGCCCCATCAAGGTGAAACCGGTGGACACACTCATGACGGTGGACGATGGTGCAACGCCGGCCCGATTACCAGCGCCAAAGATTGACAGTGAATCTTCGCTCAATCTTAGTGTGTTGGTAGCTAACGATGGAAATGCTGCACCATCGGCCTCATCCACCGACAAAACGAACGCGACAATGCAGGAGCGAACAAAACCATCCCAAGACTGTGACGCAATCGAATCTTCCATGATGGAAAGCACCGAGGCAGCACCGAATGCTGCAACGAACGAG GAACAAGCGGAGAAGAACGCTGCAGAAGAAACTATCGCACCGGTATCGAGCATTGCTTCCTCCAACCAGTCGGACTTGGAACAGAGCAATGCCAACATTTCGTCCGCCACACCGAGCGACAACACGTTCGGGTTCAAGGTGGACTACGAAAACTTACAGGACGCCAAATCCAAGTGTGAG TACAACTATCTAACGGTCATGTCGGTTGAGATTCATGTCAATACCCGGGGCGATTTGCGGCCCAATCCGGCCACCGATCCGATTGCGGCCATTTTCTACCGCATCCACAACGATGTTCCCCCAAACCATCCGCGGGCATCGTCCGTGTGTGGAATCATACTGAACCGTGACCACGAGGGCCGCGAGTTTGAACGCGTCCTGGGGCAGGCTGGCGGGAAGACGGCGAGCTTCAAGTACAACCAGTGTCCCTACGTGGCCGACGTCGTGCTCGTGTCCGACGAGAGCGAACTGTACGAGAAGTTTCTGCTACTGATCTCCTTCTGGGATCCGGACATATTTACCGGGTACGAGATCGAGAGCGTATCCTGGGGCTACGTGATCGAGCGGGGCTACGCACTGGAAATGAATCTGATGAAGCGGCTTTCGCGCGTACCGTCCGCCGAGACGGTGCACGTGTCGGAAGAGGAACAGCGCGAACTGCTCGAAATGCACGATTACAGTGCCGGCCTGAAGATACCGGGCCGCATTCTGCTGGACATTTGGCGGTTGATGCGGCACGAGATCGCGCTCACCTCGTACACGTTCGAGAACGTGGTGTACCACATACTGCACCGGCGCGTTCCGAACCACTCCTACCGCCAGTTGTCTCGCCTGTGGAGCAAACCGTACAGCCGGTGGATCGTGCTCGAGTACTACCTCGAGCGGGTGAATGGGAATTTTGAAATACTGAACCAGCTCGATCTGATCGGTCGCACGGCGGAGCTGGCCAAGCTGTTCGGCATACAGTTCTACGAGGTGCTGTCCCGCGGGTCCCAGTTCCGCGTGGAAAGCATGATGATGCGCATAGCAAAGCCGAGGAACTTTGTGTCCGTATCGCCGAGCATCAATCAGCGGGCGCACATGCGCGCTCCCGAGTATTTGCCGCTGATCCTCGAGCCGAATTCGCGCTTCTACGCCGATCCGATCATTGTGCTCGACTTCCAGAGTCTCTATCCCAGCGTCATCATTGCGTACAACTACTGTTTCTCCACCTGTCTGGGGCGCATCGAGCATCTTGGAAA GGACACGGAGTCGTTTGAGTTTGGCGCTTCGCGACTACGCGTGCCGCCGAAAATGTTGAAAGCCCTGCTCGACAAGAATCTGGTCACGTTTTCCCCGTGCGGCGTAGCGTTCGTGAAGAAGCGCGTACGGGAAGGTGTGCTGCCGCGTATGTTAAGCGAAATCCTAAACACTCGGCTCATGGTGAAGAAGTCGATGAAACTGCACAAGGACAACAGTGTGCTGCAGCGCGTGCTACATTCGCGCCAGCTCGGACTGAAGCTGATAGCGAACGTGACGTACGGGTACACGGCGGCCAACTTCAGCGGACGGATGCCGTGTGTCGAGATCGGCGACAGTGTCGTGGCGAAGGGGCGGGAAACGCTCGAGCGAGCGATCAAGCTAGTCGAGGGGACGGAACGCTGGGGAGCGAAGGTTGTGTACGGTGATACGGATTCACTGTTTGTGCTGTGTCCGGGGCGTAGCAGGGAAGCTGCGTTTAAGATAGGGGAGGAAATTGCCGAAGCGGTCACGAACGCCAACCCACCGCCAGTGAAGCTGAAGCTGGAGAAGGTCTACCAGCCAGCGATATTGCAG ACTAAGAAACGCTACGTGGGATACATGTACGAGTCGGCCGATCAGGAGAAACCGATCTACGAAGCGAAAGGCATCGAAACGGTCCGTCGCGATGGGTGCCCCGTGGTGGCCAAGATGCTGGAGAAGGTGTTGCGCATCCTGTTCGAGACGTGCGACGTGTCGAAGGTGAAGCAGTACACCTGTCGGCAGTTTACGAAAATACTGGAGGGCCGTGTAAATCTGCAGGATTTCATATTCGCCAAAGAGTTCCGGGGCGAAAGCGGCTACAAACCGGGCGCCTGTGTTCCAGCGCTAGAACTGATGAG GAAATGGAAGTTAACCGATCCGCGGCGTGACCCGCGACAGGGCCAACGGGTGCCGTACGTGATAATCAACGGGCCACCGCTCGTGCCGCTCATCCGTCTGGTGCGCAGCCCGGAGGAGCTGCTGTCGAACGAGGGCCTCAAAATAAACGCCAATTATTACATCTCCAAGGCCATCATTCCGCCGCTGAATCGATGTCTGCTGCTGATCGGCGCCGATGCTCACCAATGGTACAGTGAGCTGCCAAGAAAGACGCTCATGTTGCACAAcaccggcggcggtggtggtggtggtggcagtggtggtgcaCCGGTCGTTAAAATGGGTGCCGCATTGGCCACGGTGGGTGGTGACGAGCGACTGCACAAGAAGATCACCATCTCGCAGTACTTCTCCACCACCAACTGCATCGTGGACTGTGGCAAGCAGACGCATCATGGAGTGTGTAAAGATTGCCGGCAGCAGCCCCAGCGTGCCCTGGTGCATGTGATGAACAAAGTGAACAAACTGGAGCGGAAACTCGTCCTCACGGAGAAG ATGTGTCGATCGTGCTGCCAGCGAACGTTTGAAACGGCCTGCATATCGCTCGATTGTCCCGTCGTGTTTTCGCTGAATCGTCGTGAGTTGGAGCACAAACAGGCGCAGTACTATCGAGATCTGATTGAGGAGCTGTTTTAG
- the LOC1281971 gene encoding chymotrypsin BI: MKRLAFIIIPALIALGHSIRPPIIEGTEANLHEFPYQVSLQWNFNNGSRARHFCSGSIINQRWILTAAHCLEEYTEDGWFEVVAGVNNIAHEEAGAQRRNVTRYEQHESYDLSAIRYDIGVLQLSHPLDLTRNIKTMRLATKDTLIHQKIAKFAGWGSISKTWEDIYPDKLMKVNLILRTEEDCQTIGKIDETQICAGGYKNVTGCTADSGGPLTVTIDGEQMQIGVLSYGEKPCQARLPIVYSSVMYFHDWIQDAIKED; encoded by the exons ATGAAACGATTAGCGTTTATTATCATCCCTGCCCTCATTGCGCTCGGACACTCGATCCGGCCGCCCATTATCGAGGGCACGGAAGCCAATCTGCACGAGTTCCCGTACCAGGTGTCTTTGCAGTGGAACTTTAACAATGGATCCCGCGCACGGCACTTCTGCTCGGGTTCGATCATTAACCAACGGTGGATTCTAACGGCGGCACACTGTCTGGAGGAATACACCGAAGACGGGTGGTTCGAAGTCGTCGCCGGAGTGAACAACATTGCGCACGAAGAGGCGGGAGCACAGCGACGAAATGTTACCCGCTATGAGCAACACGAGTCGTACGATTTGTCGGCAATTCGGTATGATATTGGAGTG CTCCAACTTTCACATCCGCTGGATCTAACCCGGAACATCAAAACGATGAGATTGGCCACGAAAGACACGCTGATCCACCAGAAGATAGCAAAGTTTGCCGGCTGGGGATCAATCTCAAAGACATGGGAAGACATTTACCCCGACAAGCTAATG aAAGTAAATCTAATTCTACGCACGGAAGAGGATTGTCAGACGATAGGGAAGATCGACGAGACCCAGATATGTGCCGGAGGATACAAGAACGTTACTGGCTGTACTGCAGACTCGGGCGGACCACTGACTGTGACCATTGACGGTGAGCAGATGCAGATTGGCGTGCTTTCGTATGGCGAGAAGCCGTGTCAGGCTCGATTGCCCATTGTGTATTCGAGCGTTATGTACTTCCACGATTGGATCCAAGACGCGATCAAGGAAGACTAA